The following coding sequences are from one Lolium rigidum isolate FL_2022 chromosome 6, APGP_CSIRO_Lrig_0.1, whole genome shotgun sequence window:
- the LOC124661931 gene encoding serine hydroxymethyltransferase 7-like, translating to MDLSRPESSDLSLGLHPHVNAHARAHARAAPLRLFDDSEDAKTEGSVGGGGGTGDAPDDDDDQHFSLLGHSLCVKRPRQGIHWSAAEVSSSSSSSRPAKRQATAADLDSRRAAVRAWGNQPLADADTDVHALMQLEKARQVRGIELIASENFVCRAVLDALGSHLTNKYSEGHPGARYYGGNQHIDAIERLCHARALAAFGLDAAAWGVNVQPYSCTSANLAVYTGLLLPGDRIMGLEPPSGGHVSHGYLTPSGKKVSGASIFFESLSYKVNPQNGYIDYDKLEERAMDFHPKILICGGSSYPREWDFARMRLIADKCGAVLMCDMAHISGLVAAKECRSPFDYCDVVTSTTHKNLRGPRGGIIFFRRGKNLRKRAGSFAQGNESDYDFEDKINFAVFPSLQGGPHNNHIAALAITLKQIATPDYKAYIQQVKKNAQALASALLRRKCRLVTGGTDNHLVLWDLRTFGLTGKNFEKVCEMCHISINKTPIYGDNGSISPGGVRIGTPAMTTRGCLEDDFEVIADFLIRATQIAGSVLKEHGKVQKEFLRGLENNKDIIELGNQVEAFASQFAMPGGFDV from the exons ATGGATCTCTCGCGGCCCGAATCGTCGGACCTCTCGCTCGGCCTCCACCCGCACGTCAACGCGCACGCGCGCGCCCACGCGCGCGCGGCCCCGCTGCGCCTCTTCGACGACTCGGAGGACGCCAAGACGGAGGGCAgcgtcgggggcggcggcggcaccggGGACgcccccgacgacgacgacgaccagcACTTCTCCCTCCTCGGCCACTCGCTCTGCGTCAAGCGCCCGCGCCAAGGAATCCACTGGTCCGCCGCCGaggtctcctcctcatcctcctcctcgcgccCCGCCAAACGCCAAGCCACCGCCGCGGATCTGGACTCCCGCCGCGCCGCGGTGCGCGCGTGGGGGAACCAGCCGCTGGCCGACGCGGACACGGACGTGCACGCGCTGATGCAACTCGAGAAGGCGCGCCAGGTGCGGGGCATCGAGCTGATCGCCTCCGAGAACTTCGTGTGCCGGGCGGTGCTCGACGCGCTCGGCAGCCACCTCACCAACAAGTACTCGGAGGGCCACCCGGGCGCGCGCTACTACGGCGGGAACCAGCACATCGACGCCATCGAGCGCCTCTGCCACGCGCGGGCGCTCGCCGCATTCGGCCTCGACGCCGCCGCCTGGGGCGTCAACGTGCAGCCCTACTCCTGCACCTCCGCCAACCTCGCCGTCTACACGGGGCTGCTCCTCCCCGGCGACCGGATCATGGGCCTCGAGCCGCCCTCCGGGGGACatgtcagccacggctacttgacGCCTAGTGGGAAGAAGGTCTCTGGCGCATCGATATTCTTCGAGAGCTTGTCGTACAAGGTCAATCCGCAGAATGGGTACATCGATTATGATAAGCTAGAGGAGAGGGCCATGGATTTCCACCCCAAGATCCTTATCTGTGGTGGGAGCTCCTACCCACGCGAGTGGGACTTCGCACGGATGAGGCTCATAGCTGATAAGTGCGGTGCGGTGCTCATGTGCGACATGGCGCATATTAGTGGACTTGTTGCAGCCAAG GAATGTCGCAGTCCATTCGACTACTGTGATGTTGTTACTTCAACTACTCACAAGAACCTAAGGGGTCCTAGAGGTGGAATAATATTTTTTAGGAGAGGGAAAAATTTGCGGAAGCGAGCTGGATCATTTGCTCAAGGGAATGAAAGTGATTATGACTTTGAGGATAAGATAAACTTTGCTGTCTTCCCTTCACTGCAAGGAGGGCCCCATAATAATCATATTGCTGCTTTGGCGATTACACTGAAGCAAATTGCTACACCTGATTATAAAGCATACATTCAACAAGTAAAGAAAAATGCTCAAGCTTTGGCATCCGCCTTGCTCAGAAGAAAATGCAGATTGGTTACTGGTGGCACTGATAACCACTTGGTACTCTGGGACCTCAGAACTTTTGGCTTGACCG GCAAGAACTTTGAGAAGGTCTGTGAGATGTGCCACATCTCTATAAATAAGACTCCAATATATGGGGACAATGGCTCAATATCTCCCGGTGGTGTGCGGATTG GAACACCTGCCATGACTACTAGAGGTTGCCTAGAGGATGACTTCGAGGTGATTGCAGACTTCCTCATCAGGGCGACACAGATAGCTGGCAGTGTTTTGAAAGAACACGGTAAAGTTCAGAAGGAATTTCTGAGAGGCCTGGAGAACAATAAGGACATCATAGAACTTGGTAATCAGGTCGAGGCTTTTGCGTCCCAGTTTGCGATGCCAGGAGGTTTTGATGTATGA
- the LOC124668380 gene encoding type IV inositol polyphosphate 5-phosphatase 9-like, producing MVGIFASVWVRSNLRPYIRHLNVSCVGSGIMGYLGNKGSVSVRFLLHEMSFCIVCCHLASGGKQGDVLLRNFDAADILARTKFHGDGNKKLPKKILDHEYGLLGLLSHMDST from the exons ATGGTGGGCATATTTGCCTCAGTCTGGGTGAGAAGCAATCTTAGGCCATACATTCGCCATTTGAATGTGTCATGTGTTGGATCGGGTATCATGGGCTACCTAGGGAACAAG GGTTCAGTGTCAGTTCGATTCTTGTTGCACGAGATGAGCTTTTGCATTGTTTGTTGTCACCTGGCTTCAGGTGGCAAACAAGGGGATGTACTGCTGAGGAATTTTGATGCAGCGGACATACTTGCAAGGACGAAATTCCATGGCGATGGAAATAAAAAGCTGCCAAAGAAGATCCTTGATCACGA GTATGGCTTGCTGGGCTTGCTGTCACATATGGACTCAACTTAA